In one window of Haliaeetus albicilla chromosome W, bHalAlb1.1, whole genome shotgun sequence DNA:
- the LOC138683618 gene encoding LOW QUALITY PROTEIN: uncharacterized protein (The sequence of the model RefSeq protein was modified relative to this genomic sequence to represent the inferred CDS: inserted 2 bases in 1 codon), with protein MCGKNNTKYWRGFRIDIVIPTTQPIVVLSPKTFEIGPYVIRNMGLQQMLFNPAWSLKRVELSMQNNVSDIQPACSPFLKTSYEGWTTWLQKRTLPMRRTRRDLTGVLGTGLGVLNSIDSEVIMNKLATSISDLAKLQQPLRSSLLALGTNQWLLSNILPKWEKVNVRDHELVTDALGVIQNNLSLALSCIQAQIWMQSVAASIIREGEEGILPTEIRKIIWDSATDFEKELQSWWNLVNFTYDPVTNLATIFVLTIYNATIYPIYPIIALGLNHNGXLLYPSEHRVWARKVDEKWQTVNLESCIVREQQGFVCEGNAIEAQDICLDTKQNICHFEIHPNENPETVLIYIGKGCVCLRTVCDSLSVDEVVVETKNHSNLYVCNFTKIVGCDFSYSAPVTSHQLLQSNYMLIDELLPIPIGMNLTLVKQLLQHKDLVEILEKIWENGQKTLITVHHDVKEINRVLERVQKDAEHRWWDTLFGWSPTATGILNTLCHPIVVLLILVLISLALSAV; from the exons ATGTGTGgtaaaaataacactaaataCTGGAGAGGATTTAGAATAGACATTGTAATACCTACTACCCAACCAATTGTCGTGCTTAGcccaaaaacctttgaaatTGGACCATATGTGATCAGAAATATGGGCCTACAACAAATGTTGTTTAACCCAGCATGGTCTCTCAAGCGAGTTGAATTGTCGATGCAGAACAATGTTTCAGACATTCAGCCAGCTTGCTCACCTTTCCTAAAGACTTCTTATGAGGGATGGACAACCTGGCTGCAAAAACGAACTCTTCCCATGAGAAGAACACGGAGAGACCTAACCGGTGTTTTGGGAACAGGATTGGGAGTTTTAAATAGCATCGATTCGGAAGTAATAATGAACAAGTTGGCTACCTCAATTAGTGATTTGGCTAAATTACAACAGCCTTTGCGATCTTCTTTATTGGCTTTAGGGACTAACCAGTGGCTGTTGTCAAATATATTaccaaaatgggaaaaggtaAATGTAAGGGACCACGAATTGGTTACTGACGCACTTGGGGTGATCCAAAATAACCTCTCTTTGGCTCTCAGTTGTATCCAGGCTCAAATATGGATGCAGTCGGTAGCCGCCTCAATTataagagaaggtgaagaaggTATCCTCCCCACTGAAATTCGGAAAATCATTTGGGACAGTGCCACTGATTTCGAGAAGGAACTCCAATCCTGGTGGAACCTGGTGAACTTTACTTATGATCCCGTTACAAACCTAGCTACAATTTTTGTGCTTACTATATATAATGCTACCATATACCCAATTTATCCCATTATTGCATTAGGGTTGAACCACAATGG ACTACTCTATCCCTCTGAGCATAGAGTATGGGCCCGAAAGGTGGATGAAAAATGGCAAACTGTTAATTTGGAATCTTGCATTGTACGAGAACAACAAGGATTTGTTTGTGAAGGTAATGCAATTGAGGCACAAGATATTTGTTTAGATACTAAACAAAATATCTGCCATTTTGAGATTCATCCTAATGAAAACCCTGAAACAGTACTCATATATATCGGCAAAGGCTGTGTATGTTTGAGGACTGTTTGTGACTCTCTATCTGTAGATGAGGTAGTTGTAGAGACTAAAAATCATTCAAATCTCTATGTTTGTAATTTTACTAAGATTGTCGGATGTGATTTTTCCTATTCGGCCCCGGTCACATCTCACCAACTTTTGCAATCTAACTATATGTTGATTGATGAATTGTTGCCTATACCCATTGGAATGAATCTCACTTTGGTAAAACAGTTATTACAACACAAGGATTTGGTtgagattttggaaaaaatttgGGAAAACGGACAGAAAACCTTAATAACTGTTCATCACGATGTGAAAGAAATAAACCGAGTTTTAGAAAGAGTGCAAAAGGATGCAGAACATAGATGGTGGGACACACTTTTCGGATGGTCACCTACTGCTACAGGCATCCTGAACACGTTGTGTCACCCCATCGTGGTTCTCTTGATATTGGTTTTGATCAGTTTGGCTTTGTCAGCAGTATAA